The Moorena sp. SIOASIH genome includes a window with the following:
- a CDS encoding type I polyketide synthase, translating into MKTLSNKIEGLTPLQRAFLVIEELQSKIDALEKSPKEPIAIIGIGCRYPGGVDTPEDLWHLLQQGVDAITEIPQDRWNIDEYYDPDPETSGKIYTRYGGFIEQLQEFDSSFFGISAKEANYLDPQQRLLLEVVWESLENAAVNPHQLAKTQTGVFIGIGGSDYSQIAGCDIEKINAYFASGNGNSTASGRVSYILGTTGPNLAVDTACSSSLVSFHLACSSLRNKESDLALAGGVSRIISPLIHINHSRARMLSADGRCKTFDAAADGFVRSEGCGIVVLKRLSDAVANGDNILAVVRGTAINQDGHTSGLTVPNGPSQQAVIRQALENGGVDPAQVSYVEAHGTGTSLGDPIEVGALAAVFGETHSQEQPLIIGSLKTNIGHTEAAAGIAGLIKVVLQMQHKQIAPHLHFNLPNPYINWSEFPVHVPTQVTPWQVGDKSRVAGVSSFGFSGTNAHAVLEEAPPEEKTEEISEPPVQLLTLSAKTDSALTELVARYITHLETHSSQTLADICYTAQTGRAHFPHRLAAIATNKEELAEKLQQHQTGTETSLVYSEQNSPNSSAPKIAFLFTGQGSQYINMGKQLYDQAPVFREAIDECGEILRTQLEHPLLEILYPQTDVESLPSLLDQTAYTQPALFAIEYALAQLWQSWGIKPDIVMGHSLGEYVAATVAGIWSNEAALQLVAARAKLMQKLPPGGEMVSVMAKEALVSAAVTPHKEKVGVAAINGPESVVISGDSSAVREIVSNLESVGIKTKKLQVSHAFHSPLMEPILAELETVANQLTYNQPKIPIISNLTGTTADNSLTTAQYWADHTRQPVKFASGIETLHQLGYEIFLEIGPKPILLGMARQCLPEDSGVWLPSLRPGVDQWQSMLSCLGQLYVRGAKVDWLELDRESSKKKVVLPTYPFQRQRYWVEPREKTEPKSQRLASENSNTAIFNLLGQGETEALAQQLEQVVKFSPSQQKLLPEILEVLAQQHQQQLAAATIKNWLYQVQWKPVAPSQEKISSQLSHHWLILADSTGVAENLAAKLQEQGHECSLVYRGGQYHQLAAGKYELNPCVAQEWEQLYQGISETTQLPLTKAIHLWSLDVVASEELTVEELEETQLWGCGSVIYLLQTVLKTSDYPQLWVVTRGAQPVLSDKEKLAVAATPLWGLGRVVSLEHPQLWGGLVDLDLQKTEQEVEMLLQLLVNTSEEDHLALRGEQTYIARLVKQSVPEFTKAVSLSSDGTYLITGGLGALGLHTAQWLVEKGAQHLVLTGRNAPSETAQETIEQLEQAGSKVRVLLGDISIEKDIAQIIQQIQTSLPTLKGVIHTAGVLEDATLQQMSLEHFSKVMAPKVAGTWHLHKFTQDLPLDFFVCFSSIASLLGSPGQGNYAAANAFMDAFVHYRRSMGLPGLSINWGVWTSGGMVDRLAIQHQNRIYTSGIGNIAPEQGMYALEQLLGSQSLTEQVGVIPVQWSVLAQQLNNSNKNSLLRELLQKDKLPQDALKQNAEPVILDRLETASESERQGILREHIRAQVVQVLGSSSSELPEVNLGFMEMGMDSLMTVELKNRLQTQLGKTLSGTVAIEYPTIEKLSQYIFKEVMGWKSILDSEVDLSNLENIDNKMPELEKISEEEFEALAIQELEELNSML; encoded by the coding sequence ATGAAAACTTTATCAAATAAGATTGAAGGACTAACTCCTTTGCAAAGAGCATTTTTGGTAATTGAGGAATTACAATCAAAGATAGATGCATTGGAGAAATCGCCAAAAGAACCAATAGCAATCATTGGTATTGGTTGTCGCTATCCCGGAGGTGTCGATACACCAGAAGATTTATGGCATCTTTTGCAACAGGGAGTAGATGCCATCACAGAAATTCCCCAAGACCGATGGAATATTGATGAATACTACGATCCAGACCCAGAAACTTCTGGTAAAATATATACCCGTTATGGTGGTTTTATCGAACAACTCCAGGAGTTTGATTCCTCTTTCTTCGGCATTTCTGCTAAGGAGGCAAATTATCTCGATCCTCAACAACGTCTGCTTTTGGAAGTAGTTTGGGAATCTTTAGAAAATGCTGCCGTTAATCCTCACCAACTAGCTAAAACTCAGACAGGTGTTTTTATTGGTATCGGTGGCAGTGATTATAGTCAAATAGCTGGCTGTGATATCGAAAAAATTAATGCTTATTTTGCCAGTGGTAATGGTAACAGTACTGCATCGGGGCGAGTTTCCTACATTTTAGGTACGACTGGACCCAACCTAGCAGTGGATACGGCTTGTTCTTCTTCTTTAGTGAGCTTCCATCTGGCTTGTTCTAGTCTTAGGAATAAAGAGAGTGATTTAGCTCTTGCAGGAGGAGTAAGTAGAATCATTTCACCATTAATCCATATCAATCATTCAAGAGCTCGTATGCTTTCTGCTGATGGTCGATGCAAGACTTTTGATGCTGCTGCTGATGGCTTTGTCCGCAGTGAGGGATGTGGCATAGTAGTGCTCAAGCGACTATCTGATGCGGTAGCTAATGGAGATAATATTCTGGCGGTGGTTCGTGGCACTGCTATCAACCAAGATGGTCATACCAGTGGCTTAACAGTTCCTAATGGTCCGTCTCAACAAGCTGTTATCCGTCAAGCATTGGAAAACGGGGGAGTAGATCCAGCTCAAGTCAGCTATGTGGAAGCTCATGGTACGGGAACCTCTTTAGGAGACCCGATTGAAGTGGGAGCTTTGGCAGCAGTATTTGGGGAAACTCACTCTCAAGAGCAACCGTTGATAATAGGTTCACTTAAGACAAATATTGGTCATACCGAAGCTGCAGCTGGAATCGCAGGTTTAATCAAAGTTGTATTGCAAATGCAACATAAACAGATTGCACCTCATCTGCATTTCAACCTACCTAATCCTTATATTAATTGGTCAGAATTCCCGGTTCATGTGCCTACTCAGGTAACTCCTTGGCAGGTGGGAGACAAAAGTAGAGTTGCAGGAGTCAGTTCCTTTGGCTTTAGTGGAACAAACGCCCATGCCGTATTGGAAGAAGCTCCACCTGAAGAGAAAACAGAAGAGATATCAGAGCCTCCAGTTCAGCTATTAACCCTCTCAGCCAAAACAGATTCAGCACTCACTGAATTAGTAGCTCGTTATATTACACATCTAGAAACCCATAGCTCACAAACCCTCGCAGATATTTGTTACACCGCCCAAACCGGCAGAGCACATTTCCCTCACCGTCTCGCAGCGATCGCTACCAACAAAGAAGAATTAGCCGAAAAACTGCAACAACATCAAACAGGAACAGAAACATCTCTAGTATATTCCGAACAAAATTCCCCCAACAGCAGTGCCCCCAAAATAGCCTTCCTGTTCACAGGTCAAGGCTCCCAATACATCAACATGGGGAAACAACTCTACGACCAAGCACCAGTCTTCCGTGAAGCCATAGACGAATGCGGTGAAATTCTCAGAACCCAACTAGAACATCCCCTCTTAGAAATTCTTTACCCTCAGACAGATGTTGAATCCTTACCATCACTACTAGACCAAACAGCCTATACCCAACCAGCCCTATTTGCCATCGAATATGCCCTAGCCCAGTTATGGCAATCTTGGGGAATCAAACCAGACATAGTCATGGGTCACAGTTTAGGAGAATATGTAGCAGCAACAGTAGCCGGAATTTGGAGTAATGAAGCAGCTCTGCAACTGGTTGCAGCCAGGGCTAAATTAATGCAAAAACTACCCCCAGGGGGAGAGATGGTGTCAGTAATGGCGAAAGAAGCTCTAGTCAGTGCAGCAGTGACCCCCCACAAAGAAAAAGTAGGGGTAGCAGCCATTAATGGGCCAGAAAGTGTAGTCATATCAGGTGATTCATCAGCAGTGAGGGAGATAGTATCTAACCTAGAATCTGTAGGCATCAAGACTAAAAAACTACAAGTATCCCACGCCTTCCATTCACCATTAATGGAACCAATACTAGCAGAACTAGAAACAGTAGCCAATCAACTCACCTACAATCAACCAAAAATACCAATCATCTCCAACCTGACAGGTACAACAGCAGACAATAGCCTCACCACAGCTCAATATTGGGCAGATCATACACGGCAACCAGTCAAATTTGCCTCAGGAATAGAGACCCTGCACCAACTAGGCTATGAAATCTTCCTCGAAATCGGACCCAAGCCAATTTTATTAGGTATGGCACGTCAGTGTTTGCCAGAAGACAGTGGTGTGTGGTTGCCATCATTACGTCCAGGAGTAGATCAATGGCAGTCAATGCTCTCATGCCTAGGGCAACTATATGTACGAGGAGCCAAGGTAGATTGGTTAGAACTTGACAGAGAGTCGAGCAAAAAGAAAGTAGTCTTGCCCACTTATCCCTTCCAACGGCAACGGTATTGGGTAGAACCCAGGGAAAAAACCGAACCAAAAAGCCAGAGGTTGGCATCAGAAAATAGTAATACAGCCATCTTTAACCTATTGGGTCAAGGAGAAACAGAAGCTCTAGCTCAACAACTAGAACAAGTGGTAAAATTCTCACCATCCCAGCAAAAATTGTTACCAGAAATATTGGAGGTATTAGCCCAACAACATCAGCAACAATTGGCAGCAGCAACAATCAAAAATTGGTTATATCAGGTGCAGTGGAAACCTGTAGCTCCCAGTCAGGAAAAAATCAGCTCTCAATTAAGCCATCATTGGTTAATCTTAGCAGACAGCACGGGAGTAGCAGAAAATTTAGCTGCCAAATTACAAGAACAAGGACATGAATGTAGCTTGGTATATCGAGGCGGACAATATCATCAACTGGCTGCGGGAAAATATGAACTCAATCCCTGTGTAGCTCAAGAGTGGGAACAACTCTATCAAGGGATATCAGAAACCACTCAACTACCGTTGACAAAAGCAATTCATCTGTGGAGTTTAGATGTAGTCGCCTCAGAAGAATTAACAGTTGAGGAGTTAGAAGAAACTCAACTGTGGGGATGTGGCAGTGTAATTTACCTGTTACAGACAGTGCTCAAAACCAGTGACTACCCCCAACTATGGGTAGTCACTCGGGGGGCGCAGCCTGTATTATCAGACAAAGAGAAACTAGCAGTAGCAGCAACACCATTGTGGGGATTAGGAAGAGTAGTATCTTTAGAACATCCACAACTGTGGGGAGGATTGGTAGATTTAGACCTACAAAAAACAGAACAGGAAGTAGAAATGCTACTGCAACTACTAGTGAATACTTCAGAGGAAGATCATCTAGCTTTACGAGGAGAACAAACTTATATAGCGAGGTTGGTAAAACAATCAGTCCCGGAATTTACCAAGGCAGTATCATTATCATCAGATGGAACCTATTTGATTACAGGAGGACTGGGAGCTTTAGGGTTACATACAGCCCAATGGCTGGTGGAAAAGGGCGCTCAACATCTTGTTTTAACCGGACGTAATGCTCCATCAGAAACAGCCCAAGAAACCATAGAGCAATTAGAACAAGCAGGTTCTAAAGTCAGGGTTTTGTTAGGAGATATCTCTATTGAAAAAGATATAGCCCAAATTATCCAACAAATTCAGACATCCTTACCCACACTCAAAGGAGTTATTCATACAGCCGGAGTACTTGAGGATGCAACCCTGCAACAGATGAGTCTGGAGCATTTTAGCAAGGTAATGGCTCCAAAGGTAGCAGGAACTTGGCATTTACATAAATTTACTCAGGATCTACCGTTAGATTTCTTTGTCTGTTTCTCCTCAATAGCTTCCTTACTTGGTTCACCGGGTCAAGGAAACTATGCTGCTGCTAATGCCTTCATGGATGCCTTCGTTCACTATCGTCGAAGCATGGGATTACCTGGATTAAGTATTAATTGGGGAGTATGGACATCTGGAGGAATGGTGGATCGTTTGGCCATTCAGCATCAGAATCGAATCTATACCAGTGGGATAGGTAATATTGCCCCAGAACAAGGAATGTATGCATTGGAGCAACTGTTAGGAAGTCAATCTCTAACTGAGCAGGTGGGTGTAATACCTGTACAATGGTCAGTGTTGGCACAGCAGTTGAATAATAGCAATAAAAATTCATTACTGCGGGAACTATTACAAAAAGACAAATTACCACAAGATGCACTTAAACAGAATGCAGAACCAGTAATTTTGGATAGATTAGAGACTGCCTCAGAAAGCGAACGTCAAGGAATTTTAAGGGAACACATTAGAGCACAAGTAGTTCAGGTATTAGGCTCAAGTTCATCTGAATTACCGGAAGTAAATTTAGGGTTTATGGAAATGGGAATGGACTCTCTGATGACAGTGGAATTAAAGAATCGACTGCAAACTCAACTAGGAAAAACCTTATCTGGGACAGTAGCTATTGAATATCCAACGATTGAAAAACTATCCCAGTATATATTTAAGGAAGTAATGGGATGGAAATCAATCTTAGATTCTGAAGTCGATTTATCCAATTTAGAAAATATCGACAACAAAATGCCAGAGCTAGAAAAAATTTCCGAAGAAGAATTTGAAGCCTTAGCAATTCAAGAACTAGAAGAACTAAATAGTATGCTTTGA
- a CDS encoding type I polyketide synthase, whose protein sequence is MEPITPQEQISLSKQMFIAVKQAKNKLEKIERSKNEPIAIIGIGCQFPGDANTPEKFWQLLCSGQDAVREIDRWDIDSYYDPNPDTPGKMYIRHAALVSQVDRFDADFFGISPREANSLDPQQRFLLEVTWEALERAGINPHQLENTQTGVFLGIGQNDYFYLNINELNNISPHDGTGNGFCFAAGRLSYVLGLQGPSLAIDTACSASLVAVHQACQSLRQGESNLAIAGGVQLILSPQVTTALSRLKALSPDGRCKTFDAAADGYGRGEGCGIVVLKRLSDALKDGDKIWAVIRGSAVNHDGASSGLTVPNKLAQEKLIQQALKVAKLEPSQVGYVEAHGTGTSLGDPVEVKALATVFGQGHNQENPLLIGSVKTNIGHLEAAAGIAGLIKVVLQLQHQKIVPHLNFINPNPYIDWENIPLKVPTQRLPWPSSEGKRVAGVSSFAISGTNAHVLLEEAPVHVKSQSSQERPVHLLTLSAKTEKALEELIERYHNHLEIHQQEALADICYTANTGRAHFNHRLAIIASNQQELTEKLLGYKKGSEVVGLFSGSFPSSTTSPNVAFLFTGQGSQYINMGQKLYNSSPVFRQALDQCDELLRGELEHSLLSVLYPQEENNSSLLDQTAYTQPALFAIEYALAQLWQSWGIKPDVVMGHSVGEYVAATVAGVFSLEDGLKLIATRGRLMQQLPTGGEMVSVMASESRVRPFITPYAGQVAVAAINGPESVVISGASEAIVAMIQSLESEGIKNKRLQVSHAFHSPLMSPILAEFEALAKQLTINQPQIPLISNTTGTRADYSITDAQYWVNHLRQPVRFAQGMETLRELGYKVFLEIGPQPILLGMGRQCLSAVEGVWLPSIRSGVNEWQSMLSSLGQLYTQGVKVDWSGFDQDYRPQKVLLPTYPFQRQSYWKETGANIQPNTSSVAVETTSTQILDWLAQGETQKLAQQLEKTGNLDQGEVDLLPKLLELLVKEHKQQLALASIKDWLYQIEWKTKARLAQRSTPDYLLTPVEIEAQLMPTLQDLVATTDLDIFSKILPKLEALSIDYVVQSFREMCWSEQVGEHFYIDAAANSLGIDPNYRRLFNRLVQMLAEVGIVQETQQQQWQMLQVLEKIDTKERNQAIQNQHPEVVLELNLLERCASQLSKVLRGEQDPLKLLFPGGDATDVTYIYQDAPAAKVINAMVQKAVAKAIEKLPPSRGIRFLEIGAGTGSTTGYILPHLPPLQTEYVFTDLGTSFVSKAKEKFRDYPFVRYQTLDIEVDPVAQGFESHQYDVIIAANVLHATTSIKETLSHVRKLLAPGGQLVLLEATTRQRWVDLWIGMLEGWWRFTDTELRSDHPLLSKEQWQQMLSETGFAEVVTLPETDGLPEVMTMQTVIIAQADRTTVESPSSGKGWLLFGDKQGVAQKLATQLRSVGEACTLVWPGEKYQQIAPEEFTINPNQIADYSRLLAKVTANQQTSIEILHLWSLDTPVIEQLSVETLLTFSKKASGTVLFLVQALLKAGCTSQSRLWLVTCDAEPVQGIKSSISGLAQSPVWGMGRVISLEYPDLWGGMVDLDPQNLSTDESVANLLAEIWDGDGEDHVAFRDEQRYVTRLMPSDQLESVGIKVHGDATYLITAGLDYFGLKLGQWMVDRGARNLVMITPQGFPLPAQWTDIPPQSEEGKKIETIQSLEKKGAKVIVFSADITDQAQMSDILEQINQLEKPLKGIIHGASVGGECSIEKMEPQLLEFVLGLKIVGTWILHQLTKNIELDFFVCCSSVGSIWGSQDQVHDHAINHFLDTFSYYRRYLGLPGLTINWGNIGAEAMGVAPSYVESLERIGLEELQLEQALSAFEVLLNSNAVQTLIARVNWGIFKQVYQGQKSRQFLVEIEIKSEEFQELLSAEQPEILKQLQIAPESERMGLLIAYIQDEVSKLLGLQGSKRPSIEQGFFEIGMDSLMAIELKNNLEANLLVPLPDTLTFEFSNIVSLGEYIAKKILDLEIVAHDQLKTKNNEEKDKGKYQEVSANLKELSEQEIEDLINQELEDLGAI, encoded by the coding sequence ATGGAACCGATTACCCCCCAAGAACAAATATCATTGTCCAAGCAAATGTTTATTGCTGTAAAACAGGCAAAAAACAAATTGGAGAAGATTGAGCGTTCAAAAAATGAACCTATTGCCATTATTGGTATAGGGTGTCAATTTCCTGGAGATGCAAATACACCAGAAAAATTCTGGCAATTGTTATGTAGTGGCCAAGACGCGGTTAGAGAAATTGATCGCTGGGATATAGATTCTTACTATGACCCAAATCCTGATACCCCAGGAAAAATGTACATTCGTCATGCAGCATTAGTTTCTCAGGTAGATCGATTTGATGCCGATTTTTTTGGTATCTCTCCCCGAGAAGCAAATAGCCTCGACCCACAGCAACGTTTTCTTTTGGAAGTAACTTGGGAAGCCCTTGAAAGAGCAGGAATTAACCCCCATCAACTAGAAAACACTCAAACAGGGGTTTTTCTGGGAATCGGTCAAAACGATTATTTTTATCTGAATATCAACGAACTCAACAATATTAGCCCTCACGATGGTACAGGAAATGGTTTTTGCTTTGCAGCAGGTCGGTTATCTTATGTATTAGGATTGCAAGGTCCATCTCTGGCAATAGATACAGCTTGTTCAGCATCTTTGGTAGCTGTACATCAGGCTTGCCAGAGTCTGCGTCAGGGTGAGTCCAATCTGGCAATAGCAGGAGGAGTTCAACTTATTCTCTCTCCTCAAGTGACAACTGCACTATCAAGATTGAAGGCACTATCCCCTGATGGCAGATGTAAGACTTTTGATGCTGCTGCTGATGGCTATGGCAGGGGAGAGGGATGTGGCATAGTAGTACTAAAACGTCTGTCAGATGCTCTAAAAGATGGTGACAAAATCTGGGCAGTGATTCGTGGCTCAGCAGTTAACCATGATGGAGCTAGTAGCGGACTGACAGTACCAAATAAACTAGCCCAGGAAAAGCTAATTCAGCAAGCTCTCAAAGTGGCGAAACTAGAACCATCTCAAGTAGGTTATGTGGAAGCTCATGGTACAGGAACCTCCTTAGGAGACCCTGTGGAAGTGAAAGCCTTAGCAACTGTGTTTGGGCAGGGGCATAACCAAGAAAATCCCTTATTGATTGGTTCAGTTAAAACCAACATTGGTCACCTAGAAGCAGCAGCAGGAATTGCTGGTTTAATCAAGGTAGTTCTGCAACTACAACATCAAAAAATTGTACCACATCTAAATTTCATAAACCCCAACCCTTATATTGATTGGGAGAATATACCTCTAAAAGTTCCAACTCAACGGCTCCCTTGGCCTTCATCAGAGGGAAAACGAGTGGCAGGAGTCAGTTCTTTCGCTATTAGTGGAACTAATGCTCATGTACTGTTGGAAGAAGCCCCTGTTCACGTCAAAAGTCAAAGTTCTCAAGAGCGTCCTGTTCATCTACTAACCTTGTCAGCTAAAACAGAAAAAGCTCTAGAAGAATTAATAGAGCGCTATCACAATCATCTGGAAATTCATCAGCAAGAAGCTCTGGCAGACATTTGTTATACAGCTAACACCGGACGCGCCCATTTCAATCATCGACTGGCCATTATTGCTTCTAACCAACAGGAACTGACCGAAAAACTACTTGGTTACAAAAAGGGGTCTGAAGTAGTAGGTTTGTTCTCTGGTTCATTCCCGAGTAGCACAACCTCACCAAACGTAGCTTTCTTATTCACTGGTCAAGGTTCCCAGTATATCAACATGGGACAAAAACTTTACAACAGTTCCCCTGTATTCCGTCAAGCTTTAGACCAATGTGATGAACTTCTCCGTGGTGAATTAGAACATTCACTGCTGTCTGTGCTCTACCCTCAAGAGGAAAATAACTCGTCTCTACTAGACCAAACAGCTTACACGCAACCAGCCTTATTTGCCATAGAATATGCCCTAGCTCAATTATGGCAATCTTGGGGAATTAAACCAGATGTAGTCATGGGTCACAGTGTAGGAGAATATGTAGCAGCAACGGTAGCTGGAGTTTTTAGTTTAGAAGATGGCCTGAAACTAATTGCTACCAGGGGTAGGTTAATGCAGCAGTTGCCCACTGGGGGGGAAATGGTTTCGGTCATGGCATCGGAGTCAAGAGTTCGTCCGTTCATTACTCCTTATGCAGGACAAGTAGCGGTTGCTGCTATCAATGGACCGGAAAGTGTAGTCATTTCAGGAGCCAGTGAAGCCATAGTTGCTATGATTCAAAGCTTAGAATCAGAAGGGATAAAGAACAAACGGCTACAGGTGTCTCATGCTTTCCATTCACCATTGATGTCCCCTATATTGGCAGAGTTTGAAGCACTCGCCAAGCAACTGACAATCAATCAACCACAGATTCCACTGATCTCGAATACCACAGGAACAAGAGCAGACTATAGCATTACTGATGCTCAGTATTGGGTAAATCATCTGCGCCAACCAGTAAGATTTGCCCAAGGAATGGAGACTTTGCGTGAACTAGGTTATAAAGTCTTCTTAGAAATTGGGCCTCAACCAATTTTATTAGGCATGGGACGTCAATGTCTATCAGCAGTAGAAGGAGTATGGTTGCCTTCCATACGTTCGGGAGTTAATGAATGGCAGTCGATGCTCAGCAGTTTAGGACAGTTGTATACACAGGGAGTGAAGGTAGATTGGTCTGGGTTTGACCAAGATTATAGACCTCAGAAGGTGTTATTGCCCACCTATCCATTTCAACGGCAAAGCTATTGGAAAGAAACTGGGGCAAATATACAACCAAACACCAGCTCTGTTGCTGTAGAAACTACAAGTACTCAAATCCTGGATTGGCTAGCTCAAGGGGAGACTCAAAAATTAGCTCAACAATTAGAAAAAACTGGAAATCTTGACCAAGGGGAAGTTGATTTGCTGCCAAAACTGCTGGAGTTGTTGGTTAAAGAACATAAGCAACAACTAGCATTAGCCAGTATCAAAGATTGGTTGTATCAAATTGAATGGAAAACTAAAGCCCGTTTGGCTCAGCGCTCGACTCCAGATTACCTCCTGACACCTGTAGAAATCGAAGCCCAATTGATGCCCACTCTCCAAGACTTAGTAGCAACAACTGACTTAGATATATTCTCTAAAATTCTACCTAAACTGGAAGCATTAAGCATAGATTATGTGGTACAATCATTTAGAGAAATGTGTTGGTCAGAGCAAGTGGGAGAGCATTTTTATATTGATGCTGCTGCTAATAGCTTAGGTATAGACCCCAACTATCGGAGACTGTTCAATCGATTGGTGCAGATGCTGGCAGAGGTAGGTATTGTCCAGGAAACTCAACAACAGCAGTGGCAAATGTTGCAAGTCCTGGAAAAAATTGATACAAAAGAAAGAAACCAAGCTATACAGAATCAACATCCTGAGGTAGTATTAGAATTGAATCTTCTCGAACGTTGTGCTTCTCAATTGAGTAAGGTACTGCGGGGAGAACAAGATCCATTAAAACTACTATTCCCAGGTGGAGATGCAACTGATGTTACCTACATATATCAAGACGCTCCTGCTGCTAAGGTAATCAACGCTATGGTACAAAAAGCAGTTGCCAAAGCCATTGAAAAATTACCGCCTAGTCGAGGCATACGATTCTTGGAAATCGGAGCTGGAACTGGTAGCACGACAGGCTATATTCTGCCCCATCTGCCACCGTTGCAAACAGAATATGTATTCACTGACCTAGGAACTTCATTTGTTAGCAAGGCCAAAGAAAAATTCCGGGATTATCCGTTTGTACGATATCAAACTTTAGATATAGAGGTAGACCCAGTAGCTCAAGGGTTTGAGTCCCATCAGTATGATGTGATTATTGCAGCCAATGTGCTTCATGCTACTACCAGTATCAAGGAAACCCTGTCTCATGTGCGAAAACTGTTGGCTCCAGGGGGACAGTTGGTGTTGTTGGAAGCAACAACTCGTCAAAGATGGGTAGATTTGTGGATAGGAATGTTAGAAGGATGGTGGAGATTCACAGATACTGAGTTACGCAGTGACCACCCCTTACTCAGTAAGGAGCAGTGGCAGCAAATGCTTAGTGAAACAGGTTTTGCTGAAGTAGTAACCTTACCAGAGACTGATGGATTGCCAGAAGTGATGACCATGCAGACAGTGATTATTGCCCAAGCAGATCGAACAACTGTAGAGTCTCCATCTTCAGGTAAGGGCTGGTTGCTCTTCGGAGATAAGCAAGGAGTAGCTCAAAAGTTAGCAACTCAACTGCGCTCTGTAGGAGAAGCTTGTACTTTAGTGTGGCCAGGGGAGAAATATCAACAAATTGCACCAGAAGAATTTACCATTAACCCCAACCAGATAGCCGACTACTCACGACTATTAGCAAAAGTAACAGCTAATCAACAAACCTCAATCGAAATATTACACTTATGGAGTTTAGATACTCCTGTTATTGAGCAATTGAGTGTAGAAACTTTACTGACGTTTTCCAAGAAAGCATCTGGTACAGTTTTATTCTTGGTTCAAGCATTACTCAAAGCTGGATGTACTTCACAATCTCGCCTGTGGTTAGTTACCTGTGATGCTGAACCAGTTCAAGGTATTAAAAGTTCTATTAGTGGATTGGCACAATCTCCTGTGTGGGGAATGGGTCGAGTAATTTCTCTGGAATATCCCGACTTATGGGGTGGCATGGTAGATTTAGACCCCCAGAACCTTAGTACCGATGAATCAGTGGCTAACTTGCTTGCTGAAATTTGGGATGGGGATGGTGAAGATCATGTTGCTTTTCGGGATGAACAGCGCTATGTAACTCGTCTGATGCCAAGTGACCAACTCGAATCTGTAGGAATCAAAGTCCATGGTGATGCTACATATTTAATTACTGCGGGTTTGGACTATTTCGGACTAAAACTAGGTCAATGGATGGTAGATAGGGGAGCCAGGAATCTTGTAATGATAACACCTCAAGGATTTCCTTTACCAGCACAGTGGACTGATATTCCTCCCCAAAGTGAGGAAGGTAAAAAGATTGAAACTATTCAATCTTTAGAGAAGAAAGGAGCTAAAGTAATTGTATTTTCTGCTGATATCACTGACCAAGCTCAAATGTCCGACATCTTAGAACAAATCAATCAGTTAGAGAAACCATTGAAAGGAATTATTCATGGAGCAAGTGTAGGGGGTGAATGTTCCATAGAAAAGATGGAACCTCAGCTGTTAGAATTTGTACTGGGTCTTAAGATAGTAGGGACATGGATTTTACATCAATTAACCAAAAATATTGAACTAGACTTTTTCGTTTGTTGTTCTTCTGTAGGATCAATATGGGGGTCTCAAGATCAAGTCCATGATCATGCAATCAATCACTTCCTAGATACATTCTCCTATTATCGTCGTTACCTAGGGTTGCCTGGATTAACTATTAATTGGGGAAATATAGGTGCGGAAGCAATGGGTGTTGCACCTAGCTATGTGGAGTCCCTGGAGCGGATTGGATTAGAAGAGCTACAGCTAGAACAAGCATTAAGCGCATTTGAGGTGCTTCTAAACAGTAATGCAGTTCAAACATTAATAGCTAGGGTCAATTGGGGAATATTTAAACAAGTCTATCAAGGTCAAAAATCTCGACAATTTTTGGTAGAGATAGAAATAAAATCAGAGGAATTTCAAGAACTATTATCCGCAGAACAACCAGAGATTTTAAAACAATTACAGATAGCACCAGAAAGCGAACGTATGGGTTTATTGATTGCTTATATTCAAGACGAAGTAAGTAAGTTATTAGGATTACAAGGGTCTAAACGACCTAGTATAGAGCAAGGCTTCTTTGAGATAGGTATGGATTCTCTGATGGCAATTGAACTGAAAAATAACCTTGAAGCAAATCTACTTGTTCCCCTACCTGACACATTAACCTTTGAATTTTCTAATATTGTCAGTCTAGGTGAGTACATAGCTAAAAAAATACTGGATTTAGAAATAGTTGCTCATGATCAATTAAAAACGAAAAACAATGAAGAAAAAGATAAAGGTAAATATCAGGAAGTATCTGCTAATTTAAAGGAGCTTTCAGAACAAGAAATAGAAGATTTAATTAATCAAGAATTAGAAGATTTAGGAGCTATATAA